CCCCAACTGTTAAACTCTCATTCTCTTCATGCTTATAGATTATGTGAACTCCGCAACTTTTAAACATCACTGTAACTTCTTCATTGCTTTCAAATATAAACCTCAAATTGTCTCCTGTTGGGTACTGTAGCCATTGCTCAATACATTTTGGAAATGAATAATTTAGATATACATGATCCCCATCTcctaataattcaaaatttgctTCTACGAGCATGTTATTGTCTATAAAAACACGAATACTGGAGGGGGAGCCATCCGGGTTGGATCCAAGAACAACACAGAAAACAATTCCTATGATTTCATCCAAATAAAAGGGCCCACTAATATCCAATTCACACGAATCTCTATTTGAAGGCTCCTTAGTATGGCTAAACCAATCTGGAATCTTATTCCCTGGAAATATAATTCCACAGGAATGGTCCTGAATATGTTCCTGTCAAACATGTATCGCATATTTTCACAAGGACAAGGCAATCCTTAAACACAAACACCtacaaaaacaaagagagaaatagagacaTACCTCAACAAATAAAGCATTTGGCACTTGACTCCCTATATTTGCAAGCAATTTATGGCAACCAGACAAATCAATCCATCTAAGCTCTCGCAAGCCACATGATGTatagaattaaaatttttttgatacttCGGGGAATCTTTCCAAGGATAAACACTCACTAGCATATAGCTCTTGTATATTTGGTGGAAGATGCATAATTTCTTGAAGTTTCTCACAATGCCATAGTTTGAGAATCCTCAATTCAACAAAGATTTTGATGCACCAAGGAATGCTGACAATAACAATTCCAGATAGATCTAACTCTTGCAAAGTGGATGAGCAATAAAATGAGAACTCCTCAAGATACCAATAAAGCGACGACCGGAGTTGTGGTAGTAATTCAGCACTTGATTCTGGTTCAGGCCTCTTAATTGGTCTGAATATTGTTATGTGGCAATGTTTAAACCTAGTGACGTCCccaaatgataattttatttcttcttttaaaaGATTTGTATAATTATGGAAAGAAAGACTCTTTCGATGTTGCGAGTGAGAATTGCTGATTGGGAGACGCATCAAGTCCTTGCAACCTTCTATAGATAAATGTTCAATCCCAGTGAAGCATCCTTTAATACAATCACTGCGACAAAGCACCTTTAGATTTTGCAACTGATGAATGCTACTAGGAAGACACATAAATTTTGTGCATTGGTCCAGAAGTAACTCTTTAAGCGCAGGAGTGAGGTACCCAATGGATGAAGGCAATTCTTTTATTGTAGTGCCCCATATTGAGATGAAACATAAATATTCCATTTTACACTTGATTTCTGGAAAGTTTTGAAGTTTTGAGCAATTATGAAGTGTAAGGACTTCTAGAGATCTCAACTTGAGACGCCTTGGAAAACTCTTCAGGTTGGAGCATTGATAAAGACACAAATGAACAAGCTTATCAAGGAATCCAACAGAATCATGAACTTCGACTAAATTTTCACAATCCCTAATATCCAATTGctgtaaatttgagcaacttgaaagaTTAGAGATTTTGGTTAAGAACTTGCACTCATAAAATTTCATTGTCGTCAAGTTCTGTtgaaaaacaacaaatatatattaacccTGAGGAAGTTCACATGATCACATGGGTTTAAAGAAAGGAAATATTGAAAGTAATAATTGTACCTTAAACTGGCCACTAATGTCCTTGATGCAGCCTCCATACAGTTGAAAATCAATGAGCTTCTCTCCATGGAAATTGGATGGCAAAGATTGCAAAGGACAGTTTGACCAATCAAGCACTCTCAATTCATTAGAAAGATAATTAAGTGATCTTCCAGAAAAGTGTGCACCACGGcatataaaaaatttgagtCTTTTCATCTTTCCAAACGATTTGGGACTCAAGCATATTATTTCATGATCATTGCCCTCAGGCAGAACCACTTTTATTCCCTCAACATTGTTTGTTCCCTAATGAGACAATTCATAAGAGTGCAAGTAAAATCAGATCgttaaaatatttgtttataAGCACTTATTAAAAGAGCTTTTAATCTAAGAACTTACTACATTTTCCTCGAGTACATAGCGAACATCTTCGTGAAACCATAATCTACTACGTGCGCCTGGTTCTTTGCGTGATTCATTTCGAACAATTTCTTTGCCCATATCTTGTAGCAAGTCATGCATCCACAATgtattgtgaatagtaattgTAATAAGACACTTATCTATAAGCCTTTTGATACCATTGTCCGGAGAGAAACCACAACTATCTAATATTTTAACGACATAATCCATGTGTTGTCCcttgaaaaaaaaaggcaatatcGAGGAAAATCTCATTCTCATTATCATCCAATCCATCGTAACTTATACAGAGTACTTCTTGAATATTTTTGCTAggaattcttttatacttatcCAATACACTTCTCCATTGATTTATACTTTGACCCCTTAGATCTGAGCCTAGCACTGTTAAAGCTAGTGGAAGGCGATCAGCATATAATATTACTTGCTTAGAGAGTTCCACATAGTCTTCAATAGGTTTGTCTTCCTCAAAAGCATGCCAACTAAAGAGCTCAAGAGCTTCATTATGGTCCAATCTCTTTACTTCATATTTTGAATCAACCTTATGGTTATTTAATAAATTCTGATCTCTTGTAGTTATGATGATTCTACTTTCTAAACCAAACCAATCACGATCTCCAGCTAATGTTTCTAGCTGGACTAACTtatccacatcatcaagaattaaGAGAACCCATCTAGAGCAAAGTTTTCGCTTTAACTCATAAACTCCTCTATTAACATTACCAACATCAAAACATTTAGGGCTTTTGGAATCTCATTAAGAAGTGTATTCTGCATTTGGACCATACCACCCACTTGGTTTGAAGTTTCTctaacatttttcaaaaaacaatAAGCATCAAATTGTGAAAAAATTGAGTTATAGATCTTTTTGGCAATAGTTGTCTTACCAATTCCTCCAACTCCAAATATTCCTACCATGCGTATGTCATTCATCTCGATATTTAAAAGCAAATCAATATCTTGCACCTGAGACTCCATCCCAACTAGATATTTTGCGACGTTTAGATATGAATAATTTACTATTCTAGAGACCtcttgaacgatttcttggatGAATTTCGATTCATTCCtacatacaaataaattaaCGAGCTGGACTCTTCACATGAAAAACAAGCAACACAATctgataagttttttttttttttttttttttttttctcacaatcaaaagtaaaataaaaatcaagtgGTAAGTTGTAGGGTATAGAATCCCCCCTCCCCAAATTCCAATCAGCACAAGCGTTGACCACAAGTAATGCTCTCTTTTTTGTTAGATTCACATTTTCTACACATGATTGCATTTACATGCATTCTtaaatttgttttagttttcaagagtacttttttttaaatgatatttgtagccGTAGAGTTTGCAAGCGCCgtgcaattttttttgaaaaaagtgagtaaatatgaaatttacatgaaacaaaattaatttttttgataatagaccttactttttttcaaaaagatttcgCGACGCTTGTGCATTCAATAGCTATATTTAAGTTATATGgtgtagaaaataaataatgtgttataataataataataataataataataataataataataataataataataataataataacaaatctcCAAT
This is a stretch of genomic DNA from Carya illinoinensis cultivar Pawnee chromosome 15, C.illinoinensisPawnee_v1, whole genome shotgun sequence. It encodes these proteins:
- the LOC122297013 gene encoding probable WRKY transcription factor 19; protein product: MGKEIVRNESRKEPGARSRLWFHEDVRYVLEENVGTNNVEGIKVVLPEGNDHEIICLSPKSFGKMKRLKFFICRGAHFSGRSLNYLSNELRVLDWSNCPLQSLPSNFHGEKLIDFQLYGGCIKDISGQFKNLTTMKFYECKFLTKISNLSSCSNLQQLDIRDCENLVEVHDSVGFLDKLVHLCLYQCSNLKSFPRRLKLRSLEVLTLHNCSKLQNFPEIKCKMEYLCFISIWGTTIKELPSSIGYLTPALKELLLDQCTKFMCLPSSIHQLQNLKVLCRSDCIKGCFTGIEHLSIEGCKDLMRLPISNSHSQHRKSLSFHNYTNLLKEEIKLSFGDVTRFKHCHITIFRPIKRPEPESSAELLPQLRSSLYWYLEEFSFYCSSTLQELDLSGIVIVSIPWCIKIFVELRILKLWHCEKLQEIMHLPPNIQELYASECLSLERFPEVFVFKDCLVLVKICDTCLTGTYSGPFLWNYISRE